In Callospermophilus lateralis isolate mCalLat2 chromosome 4, mCalLat2.hap1, whole genome shotgun sequence, one genomic interval encodes:
- the Kera gene encoding keratocan — protein MASTISFIIWVLFVTDTVWTQNVRQVYEVHEPGDWTMDDFDCPRECFCPPSFPTALYCENRGLKEIPAIPSRIWYLYLENNQIETIPEKPFENATQLRWINLNKNKITNYGIEKGALSQLKKLLFLFLEDNELEEVPSPLPRSLEQLQLARNKVSRIPQGTFSNLENLTLLDLQHNKLLDNAFQRDTFKGLKNLMQLNMAKNALRNMPPRLPANTMQLFLDNNSIEGIPENYFNVIPKVAFLRLNHNKLSDSGLPSSGFDVSSILDLQLSHNQLTKFPRINAHLQHLHLDHNKIKRVNVSVICPTSTALHAEQDVFIHGPQLSYLRLDGNEIRPPIPMDLMTCFRLLQAVII, from the exons ATGGCAAGCACAATCAGTTTCATCATCTGGGTGTTGTTTGTAACAGACACGGTGTGGACTCAGAATGTGAGACAGGTCTATGAGGTACATGAGCCAGGGGATTGGACGATGGATGACTTCGATTGTCCCAGGGAATGCTTCTGTCCCCCAAGTTTCCCTACTGCTTTATATTGTGAAAATCGAGGTCTCAAAGAAATCCCTGCTATTCCTTCACGGATCTGGTATCTGTACCTTGAGAACAATCAGATAGAAACCATTCCTGAGAAGCCGTTTGAGAATGCCACCCAGTTGAGATGGATAAATttaaataagaacaaaataaccAACTATGGAATTGAAAAAGGAGCCCTAAGTCAGCTGAAGAAGCTGCTTTTCTTATTTCTtgaagacaatgagctagaagaagTACCTTCTCCATTGCCAAGAAGTTTAGAACAGTTACAGTTAGCTAGAAACAAGGTGTCCAGAATTCCTCAAGGGACCTTTAGCAATCTAGAAAATCTAACCCTTCTGGATCTGCAGCACAATAAACTATTAGATAACGCCTTTCAAAGAGACACCTTCAAGGGACTCAAGAACCTCATGCAGCTAAATATGGCCAAGAATGCTCTGAGGAACATGCCACCAAGATTACCAGCCAACACAATGCAACTGTTCCTGGACAACAATTCCATTGAAGGAATaccagaaaattattttaatgtgaTTCCTAAAGTGGCCTTCCTGAGGCTCAACCATAACAAATTATCAGACTCAGGGCTCCCATCCAGTGGTTTTGATGTGTCATCCATTCTAGATCTTCAACTGTCTCATAATCAACTCACAAAGTTTCCCCGCATCAATGCCCACCTGCAACACCTTCACCTGGATCATAACAAAATTAAAC GTGTGAACGTCTCTGTAATCTGTCCTACATCTACGGCACTGCATGCAGAACAAGATGTGTTTATCCATGGACCTCAGCTGAGCTATCTCCGTCTGGATGGAAATGAAATCAGGCCACCGATCCCAATGGATTTAATGACGTGCTTCAGGCTTCTTCAGGCTGTCATTATTTAA